In a single window of the Bacillus mycoides genome:
- a CDS encoding peptidoglycan D,D-transpeptidase FtsI family protein — protein sequence MKEQKVKKQKTYISIRLNIMFLCIFVLFSAIIMQLGKVQIVEGEAYKNQVENSQNETTSIPVPRGQILDREGKTVVNNKSLRTITYTRVKGITSEDILKTAKDLAKVLEMPEQDINKLTDIDKKDFWMQLNTKRAESKITKKDIGNFKEKGIEGKELDKKIQDLRRSRVTEVELAELTAQDLKVLAIKSKMSSGYQLTPQIIKKDVTDQEYARISEKLAEFPGVDTTVDWERNYVNGNLFRSVLGNITSSEEGLPKENLDSYLVRGYNRNDRVGKSYIEQRYEDVLHGTKEEVKNITDKSGNIINTEIISKGKSGNSLTLTIDMELQKKVEESIEKNLRAFKSSEPLLDRAFVVMTNPNNGQILSMAGKKIVEKEGKIEIEDLALGNMTTSYELGSAVKGATLLTGYETGAIQPGDQFYDAPMKFKGTQAKKSWNVSGFGNINDLRALQVSSNVYMFQTALKIAGVNYVPNGSLDIKQEAFDKMRYYFKQFGLGVPTGIDLPNEIIGQTRKVDSQPGFLLDFSIGQYDTYTPLQLAQYISTIANGGYRMQPQIVQEIREQSIKEEEVGKVIRSIEPVVLNRVDMKKEHIDRIKEGFRWVFQEGDGTGVKYFKNAPYKPAGKTGTAQTVYGGDDPIGRNAKGERMECYNLTLVGYAPYDNPEVAFSVVVPWLHDDKNGINSIIGKEILDVYFDLKKQRIHGEAASTDSSNQR from the coding sequence ATGAAAGAACAAAAAGTAAAGAAACAGAAGACATATATATCTATTCGATTGAATATAATGTTCCTTTGCATATTTGTACTATTCTCAGCTATTATTATGCAGCTAGGAAAAGTACAAATCGTTGAGGGAGAGGCTTATAAGAACCAAGTGGAAAATAGTCAAAATGAAACAACTAGTATACCAGTTCCACGTGGACAGATTCTAGATCGAGAAGGGAAAACGGTCGTTAATAATAAATCTCTTCGCACAATTACGTATACAAGGGTGAAGGGGATTACGAGTGAAGATATTTTAAAAACAGCAAAAGACTTGGCGAAGGTACTTGAAATGCCTGAGCAAGATATAAATAAATTAACCGATATCGATAAAAAAGATTTTTGGATGCAATTGAATACGAAACGTGCGGAATCAAAGATTACTAAAAAAGACATAGGAAATTTTAAAGAAAAGGGAATAGAGGGAAAAGAACTAGACAAAAAAATTCAAGACTTAAGACGAAGTCGCGTTACAGAAGTAGAATTGGCAGAATTAACAGCACAAGATTTAAAGGTGTTAGCTATTAAAAGTAAAATGAGTTCAGGTTATCAACTGACACCACAAATTATAAAAAAAGATGTGACAGATCAAGAATATGCGCGGATAAGTGAAAAACTTGCGGAGTTTCCAGGAGTAGATACAACAGTTGATTGGGAACGTAATTATGTAAATGGTAATTTATTTCGTTCCGTGTTAGGTAATATTACAAGTAGTGAAGAAGGATTACCGAAAGAAAACTTAGATTCTTATTTGGTACGTGGATATAACCGTAATGATCGTGTAGGAAAAAGTTATATTGAACAACGATATGAAGATGTATTACACGGCACAAAAGAAGAAGTGAAAAACATTACTGATAAATCAGGAAACATTATAAACACAGAAATAATCTCTAAAGGAAAAAGTGGTAATAGTTTAACATTAACGATTGATATGGAATTACAAAAGAAAGTGGAAGAAAGTATAGAGAAAAATTTGAGAGCTTTTAAGAGTTCAGAGCCACTGTTGGACCGAGCGTTTGTCGTCATGACAAATCCAAATAACGGACAGATTTTATCTATGGCAGGCAAAAAGATTGTAGAAAAAGAAGGGAAAATAGAGATTGAGGATTTGGCATTAGGTAACATGACAACTTCGTATGAGCTAGGGTCAGCTGTAAAAGGCGCAACGTTATTAACTGGATATGAGACAGGGGCAATACAGCCAGGAGATCAATTTTATGATGCACCGATGAAATTTAAAGGTACACAAGCCAAGAAATCATGGAATGTATCCGGATTTGGTAATATTAATGATTTACGAGCTTTACAAGTATCTTCGAATGTATACATGTTCCAGACAGCTTTAAAAATTGCGGGAGTTAATTACGTACCGAATGGTTCATTGGATATTAAACAAGAAGCATTTGATAAAATGCGTTATTATTTTAAACAATTTGGTTTAGGGGTACCAACAGGTATTGATTTACCGAATGAAATAATTGGGCAAACGAGAAAAGTAGATAGTCAACCTGGGTTTTTACTAGATTTTTCTATCGGTCAGTATGATACGTATACGCCATTGCAATTGGCACAATATATTTCAACTATTGCAAATGGTGGATATAGAATGCAACCCCAAATTGTACAAGAAATACGAGAGCAATCAATAAAAGAAGAAGAGGTCGGTAAAGTTATACGCTCTATAGAGCCTGTCGTATTAAATCGAGTTGATATGAAGAAAGAACATATTGATCGGATAAAAGAAGGTTTTAGATGGGTATTCCAAGAAGGTGATGGAACTGGCGTGAAGTATTTCAAAAATGCGCCATATAAACCAGCAGGAAAGACAGGGACAGCTCAAACTGTATATGGTGGAGATGATCCAATTGGTAGAAATGCAAAAGGAGAACGTATGGAATGTTACAACTTAACATTAGTTGGATATGCTCCATATGATAATCCAGAAGTAGCATTTTCTGTAGTAGTCCCATGGCTTCATGATGATAAAAATGGAATTAATTCTATAATTGGAAAGGAAATTTTAGATGTATACTTTGATTTAAAAAAGCAACGTATACATGGTGAAGCTGCTAGTACAGATAGTTCGAATCAAAGATAG
- a CDS encoding sensor histidine kinase, translating to MNLFLREHIPFICFSIIQLFVVLTVYWLDGYNHLSTALYSVFLGGCFLIAFLLYRYFSHRRFYNKLSNPSETLEDSLEELDSTPLSVALQRVLKTQYSQYHQQLKTWEYKQKEHLTFINQWVHQMKTPLSVIELITQEENGEVFESIVEEVDQMQYGLEMVLYMARLQTFEQDFYVERVSLQEIVQEVIRENKRLFIRSYVYPEVKVKQTIMVETDRKWLRFVIHQVISNAIKYSAGSRKNVTITTLEEERSVILEIHDHGVGIPKEDLPRVFRPFYTGINGRKFKESTGMGLYLVKNIIKRLEHDIEIKSEVGKGTTICIIFPYANR from the coding sequence ATGAATTTATTTTTACGTGAACATATCCCTTTCATCTGTTTCTCAATCATTCAGCTATTTGTCGTTCTAACTGTTTATTGGCTGGATGGATATAACCACTTATCTACTGCGTTATATAGTGTGTTTTTAGGAGGATGCTTTTTAATTGCGTTTTTACTTTATCGCTACTTTAGCCATCGTAGATTTTATAACAAATTATCCAACCCTTCTGAAACATTAGAGGACTCCTTAGAAGAACTCGATTCCACTCCATTATCAGTAGCACTTCAGCGTGTGTTAAAGACACAATACAGTCAATATCATCAACAGTTAAAGACTTGGGAATATAAACAAAAAGAGCACCTTACATTTATTAATCAATGGGTGCATCAGATGAAAACGCCTCTATCAGTTATTGAACTGATCACACAAGAAGAGAATGGGGAGGTTTTTGAAAGTATTGTGGAAGAAGTAGATCAAATGCAGTACGGATTAGAAATGGTCTTATATATGGCGCGATTACAAACGTTTGAGCAAGATTTTTATGTGGAAAGAGTTTCGTTACAAGAAATCGTTCAAGAAGTAATCCGTGAAAATAAACGTCTGTTTATCCGTAGCTATGTTTATCCAGAAGTAAAAGTAAAACAAACTATTATGGTAGAAACCGATAGAAAGTGGCTTCGGTTTGTTATTCATCAAGTGATATCCAATGCCATTAAGTATTCAGCAGGAAGTAGAAAAAACGTTACTATTACTACATTAGAAGAAGAGCGCTCAGTAATCCTTGAAATACACGATCATGGTGTGGGAATTCCAAAAGAAGACCTCCCAAGAGTATTCCGCCCATTTTATACGGGAATAAACGGTCGGAAATTTAAGGAATCTACTGGGATGGGATTATATCTTGTGAAAAATATTATAAAAAGATTGGAACATGATATTGAAATAAAGTCGGAAGTAGGAAAAGGAACAACAATCTGTATTATTTTCCCTTATGCAAATCGTTAG
- a CDS encoding peptidoglycan D,D-transpeptidase FtsI family protein produces MLHTKRWRFFAVLSIVSVILLILLKINFISITIATSSAERGKILDQNGVLLATNKKVKSLYCTSNDEKLSNKDTSNTLAFFNQFSNEFQHDISTEDIKSQLQQSCNKQTMNEISLYSDISENEISFINKNKPKNVVIKDEFIRYYPKNEIASQVIGYVENDLNSKNVPVGKSGIEFQYENDLKGKPGKTLIFKMNNKKFLWNIQKVQKGKDVRLALDSKLQQKTEEALRSQIKKVPDANAGYAVVTDVKTGAILTMANSAVFDPNILNTHVSSKKENIKSLSQNKAIQKLKYGESYVNMASTIKPLTILIGLNEKLFQPEDTYLDNGSFQYDNQNNITNAPGTPTGEITPSQAIINSSNTFMTAKVALPLFNRNNGNIEKVANIWTDYLKQFGLRSKTGIDLPFEEDGEYEFHPSNKFENGISALLNASWGGNEVHTPLQLAQYAATLASKGDKYKPQIVSAIIGQDDKETKKFKPLLESSNRYPMKFWSVVQGGMSQNIEEIKNLPFHVAGKTGITGSPNEQERMINHSLFIAYAPTEDPKIAISVVIPGSNSEKNIAALVTSEILECWNSLQKEDKDKEEGSLK; encoded by the coding sequence ATGTTACATACGAAAAGATGGAGATTTTTTGCGGTTCTTTCTATTGTAAGTGTGATTTTACTAATTTTATTAAAAATCAACTTCATTTCAATTACTATCGCAACTTCTTCAGCTGAAAGAGGAAAAATTCTTGATCAAAATGGTGTACTACTAGCTACAAATAAGAAAGTTAAGTCTCTATATTGCACTTCTAATGATGAAAAACTATCGAATAAAGATACATCAAACACATTAGCTTTTTTCAATCAATTTTCAAACGAGTTTCAACATGACATTTCTACAGAGGACATAAAATCTCAATTACAACAATCCTGTAATAAGCAGACTATGAATGAAATATCCTTATACTCTGATATAAGTGAAAATGAAATTTCATTCATAAACAAGAATAAACCTAAAAATGTAGTGATCAAAGACGAATTCATTCGATATTATCCAAAGAACGAAATTGCTTCACAAGTAATTGGGTATGTAGAAAATGACCTTAATTCTAAAAATGTACCTGTTGGTAAAAGTGGGATTGAGTTTCAATATGAAAATGATTTAAAAGGAAAACCCGGAAAAACTCTGATTTTTAAAATGAATAATAAAAAGTTCTTATGGAACATTCAAAAAGTACAAAAAGGAAAAGATGTCCGGCTAGCTTTAGACTCTAAATTGCAGCAAAAAACAGAGGAAGCACTAAGATCTCAAATTAAGAAAGTACCTGATGCTAATGCTGGTTATGCAGTAGTAACCGATGTAAAAACTGGCGCAATATTAACTATGGCCAATTCGGCAGTTTTTGATCCAAATATATTAAATACACATGTATCATCTAAAAAAGAAAACATTAAATCCCTTTCGCAAAATAAAGCAATTCAAAAATTAAAATATGGTGAATCTTATGTAAATATGGCCTCTACTATAAAGCCACTTACTATTTTAATCGGATTAAACGAAAAGCTTTTTCAACCTGAGGATACATATTTGGATAATGGTAGTTTTCAGTATGATAATCAAAATAACATCACCAATGCTCCTGGAACACCAACAGGTGAAATTACACCGAGTCAAGCTATCATTAATTCATCAAATACATTTATGACAGCAAAAGTAGCTCTCCCCTTATTCAACCGAAATAATGGGAATATAGAAAAAGTAGCAAATATATGGACAGATTATTTAAAGCAATTTGGCCTCCGCTCTAAAACTGGTATTGATTTACCCTTTGAAGAAGACGGAGAATATGAATTTCATCCATCTAATAAGTTTGAAAATGGAATCTCTGCTTTATTAAATGCATCTTGGGGAGGAAATGAAGTACACACCCCTCTACAACTTGCTCAATATGCAGCAACTTTGGCAAGTAAAGGTGATAAATATAAACCTCAAATCGTAAGTGCTATTATTGGTCAAGACGATAAGGAAACAAAAAAGTTTAAACCACTCTTAGAAAGTTCAAATCGTTATCCTATGAAATTTTGGAGTGTCGTGCAAGGTGGGATGAGTCAAAATATAGAGGAGATTAAAAACTTGCCCTTTCATGTCGCGGGTAAAACAGGGATAACTGGCTCTCCGAACGAGCAAGAAAGAATGATAAATCATTCTCTTTTCATTGCATATGCTCCTACCGAAGATCCAAAAATTGCTATTTCTGTCGTTATTCCTGGTAGTAATTCGGAAAAAAATATTGCTGCTCTCGTTACATCAGAAATTTTAGAGTGCTGGAATTCACTTCAAAAAGAGGATAAAGATAAAGAGGAAGGTTCATTAAAGTGA
- a CDS encoding ABC transporter ATP-binding protein, with protein MEILKVCELSKIYTGKVSYEALAEINLSVKKGEFVGIMGPSGSGKTTLLNMVSTIDSPTSGEILINGENPYQLSQNELALFRRRELGFVFQAFNLLTTLTVKENIVLPLTLDGTKVEDMNQRVEGIAEKLGIQDILNKRTYEISGGQAQRTAIARALIHKPKLLLADEPTGNLDSKAANDVMELLKRLNKEQDATMMLVTHDPVAASFCDRVVFIKDGKLYNEIYNGENQQMFYQKIIDVLALLGGRKHDFSKIRF; from the coding sequence ATGGAAATATTAAAGGTCTGTGAACTGAGTAAAATCTATACAGGAAAGGTATCTTATGAAGCGCTCGCCGAAATTAATTTGAGTGTGAAAAAAGGGGAGTTTGTAGGAATAATGGGACCATCAGGAAGTGGAAAAACTACTTTGTTGAACATGGTTTCTACTATTGATTCTCCCACATCAGGAGAAATATTGATTAATGGAGAAAATCCATATCAATTATCTCAAAATGAACTGGCATTATTTCGAAGACGTGAATTAGGTTTTGTGTTTCAAGCATTCAATCTTCTTACAACATTAACTGTAAAAGAAAATATTGTTCTTCCTCTGACGTTAGATGGTACTAAAGTTGAGGATATGAATCAGCGTGTAGAAGGTATTGCAGAAAAATTAGGCATCCAAGATATATTAAATAAACGAACATATGAAATATCGGGCGGACAAGCACAAAGAACAGCAATTGCACGTGCTCTAATTCATAAACCTAAATTATTACTTGCAGATGAGCCGACAGGAAACTTAGATTCAAAAGCGGCTAATGATGTAATGGAGTTATTAAAACGATTAAATAAAGAACAAGATGCAACAATGATGCTTGTTACGCACGATCCAGTGGCTGCAAGTTTTTGTGATCGCGTTGTATTTATTAAAGATGGAAAATTATATAACGAAATTTATAACGGAGAAAACCAACAAATGTTTTATCAAAAAATTATAGATGTACTTGCATTACTAGGAGGTCGTAAGCATGACTTTTCAAAGATTCGCTTTTAA
- a CDS encoding lipoprotein BA_5634 family protein: protein MKKVMKVCMAGVVSISMLGACSFGKKEEPRNAALLIGEEQSLKEIVSQHKSEIKTNTLYKVKKAETGGKQLLIMERKTAEKMVEIGVLRESDNDNEVWSSDPIKSLPSAPKGKAVLLASKKNKKIKELTINEKKIEVQYASDTWFGHYRNSDYEELIVIVDNTTFNQIPVNETSMEILHFNKSYGEDRPYNTDDVTAVQAETEWEKLTKTMGSQVDVLDAVSIIKK from the coding sequence ATGAAAAAAGTAATGAAAGTGTGTATGGCAGGAGTTGTATCAATTTCTATGTTAGGGGCTTGTTCTTTTGGAAAGAAAGAAGAACCAAGGAATGCCGCTTTATTGATTGGGGAAGAACAATCATTAAAAGAAATAGTAAGTCAACATAAAAGTGAAATTAAGACCAACACTTTATATAAAGTGAAAAAAGCAGAAACTGGCGGTAAACAACTATTAATTATGGAACGAAAAACTGCAGAGAAAATGGTTGAGATAGGTGTGTTGAGAGAATCAGATAATGATAATGAAGTATGGAGTTCAGATCCAATAAAGTCATTACCTTCAGCTCCAAAAGGTAAAGCTGTATTATTGGCTAGTAAGAAAAATAAAAAAATTAAGGAATTAACAATTAATGAAAAGAAAATAGAAGTCCAGTATGCTAGCGATACTTGGTTTGGTCACTATCGTAATTCAGATTATGAGGAGCTGATTGTAATTGTTGACAATACTACTTTCAATCAAATCCCTGTAAATGAAACATCAATGGAAATCCTTCATTTCAATAAATCGTATGGTGAAGATAGACCATATAACACAGATGATGTTACGGCTGTACAAGCAGAAACTGAATGGGAAAAACTCACTAAAACTATGGGGAGTCAAGTGGATGTATTAGATGCGGTTTCTATTATAAAAAAATAA
- a CDS encoding response regulator transcription factor, translating to MYKIMIVEDDQKISKLLQSHINKYGYEGNITEDFENILANFEKIQPDLVLLDVNLPSFDGFYWCRQIRTVSTCPIIFISARSGEMEQVMALEHGADDYITKPFHYEVVMAKIRSHLRRIYGEYAPKAEERVVQQSGLILYPEKMELKLNDSMCILSKKETVLLETLLRQSPSIVSREKILEKLWDDYTYVDDNTLSVNVTRVRKKLEEIGIKNALETVRGAGYRLKITWKNDEV from the coding sequence ATGTATAAAATTATGATTGTAGAAGATGACCAAAAAATTTCTAAACTACTTCAATCCCATATTAATAAGTACGGGTATGAAGGGAATATTACAGAGGATTTTGAAAATATTTTGGCTAACTTTGAAAAAATTCAACCTGATTTAGTTTTATTAGATGTAAATTTACCGAGTTTTGATGGTTTCTACTGGTGCCGACAAATTAGAACGGTCTCTACTTGTCCCATTATATTTATATCAGCACGTAGTGGAGAGATGGAGCAAGTTATGGCACTTGAACATGGTGCAGACGATTATATCACTAAACCGTTTCATTATGAAGTTGTAATGGCAAAAATCCGAAGTCATCTTCGAAGAATTTACGGAGAATACGCACCGAAAGCGGAAGAAAGAGTTGTTCAGCAATCCGGTTTAATACTTTATCCAGAAAAAATGGAATTAAAGCTAAATGATAGCATGTGTATACTGTCAAAAAAAGAAACTGTTTTACTAGAAACTCTCTTACGACAATCTCCTAGTATTGTTAGTCGAGAGAAAATCTTAGAAAAACTTTGGGATGACTATACGTATGTAGATGATAATACGTTAAGTGTAAATGTTACACGTGTCCGAAAAAAATTAGAGGAAATCGGAATAAAAAATGCATTAGAAACAGTTCGTGGTGCTGGATATCGTTTGAAAATAACTTGGAAGAATGATGAGGTATAA
- a CDS encoding RNA polymerase sigma factor translates to MEQKFIGKCNHDELDYVIKDYWQDVWNYSFIITKDPHLSDDITQDVFIKVFKHWNSFRKESSIKTWILKITRNTAINYLKSSYFKRISLVGFFSDDKQSPSAEQEFFNQEEMNDVWDVVLKLPKKHREILILDAKYELSYEEMAETLGVSIGTVKSRLSRARSKVSKLIGEGRSDEQ, encoded by the coding sequence ATGGAACAGAAGTTTATTGGAAAATGTAATCATGATGAGCTTGACTATGTTATAAAAGACTATTGGCAAGATGTATGGAATTATTCATTTATTATTACGAAAGATCCACACTTATCAGATGACATCACACAAGATGTATTTATTAAGGTTTTTAAACATTGGAATTCGTTTCGAAAGGAGTCATCTATTAAAACGTGGATATTAAAAATTACAAGAAATACGGCAATAAACTATTTGAAATCCTCTTATTTTAAAAGGATATCTTTAGTGGGATTTTTTAGTGACGATAAGCAATCTCCATCGGCAGAACAAGAATTTTTTAATCAAGAGGAAATGAATGATGTGTGGGATGTTGTATTAAAACTACCTAAAAAACACCGCGAAATACTAATATTGGACGCGAAATATGAATTATCTTATGAAGAAATGGCTGAAACATTAGGTGTATCCATTGGAACAGTCAAATCTAGGTTAAGCAGAGCAAGAAGTAAAGTTTCAAAATTAATAGGGGAGGGTAGAAGTGATGAACAGTAA
- a CDS encoding FtsX-like permease family protein → MTFQRFAFNNIIRSKRTYAAHFLSSSFSVMVFFTYSLLLFHPDLQGELASTSKTMSLLGTMGMQISQYLIFVFSFFFLLYSVSSFLKTRKKEFGILIMHGMTPAQLNKLIFLENMLIGVASITFGILIGLIFSKLNLLASENILAIDKGLPFYVPIKAVFTTIGAFLILFLVISLFTSKMVKANKLIDLMKSEEKPKPEPKASKALAFLSVLLIGLGYGCVFYFVLERNFIMPYLLGGVVFVVIGTYFLFSQLSVYVIRVLKKKDTVFFNKTNLLTISELAYRMKDNATMFFMLAIVSAVAFTGIGTCLAMGNKGLTEMINPFAFTYTSLGENPQEGEHITEIKKQLTRSNFSYQVAVTNPKFTENNLVLIKVSEYNKFAKIFGYEMEKLDNDQQTIIVPSIVSQKEKYARGKDIPEKIDVVQENLEMSLQVKKAVPYIVLPNTIGAIIVVSDSLYDKIPNRKTEDDSYVMKSQYGFLVENWEKSRVVTKKLEATMGNNNSVQAHHYFKALYSEWIFSKQENGILLIVSVLVGIVFFTFAASLLYFRLYADLEREQQQYEMIAKVGLSRRELKKIVTRQLTLMFFLPLIIAIIHSGVAFIALQQLIDFSVLKMSILIILAFISIQSVYFFTVRWRYLQRLYKKIM, encoded by the coding sequence ATGACTTTTCAAAGATTCGCTTTTAATAATATCATTCGAAGTAAGCGGACTTATGCTGCACACTTTCTAAGTAGCTCATTTTCAGTTATGGTTTTTTTCACATATTCACTCTTACTTTTTCATCCTGATTTACAAGGAGAACTAGCCTCCACAAGTAAAACAATGAGCCTTTTAGGAACAATGGGGATGCAAATCTCTCAATATCTCATTTTTGTATTTTCATTCTTCTTTCTTTTATATTCGGTGAGTTCTTTTTTAAAAACAAGAAAAAAAGAATTTGGAATTTTAATCATGCATGGTATGACACCGGCGCAGTTAAATAAATTAATTTTTTTAGAAAATATGTTAATTGGAGTCGCTTCAATTACATTTGGTATCTTAATTGGTTTGATATTTTCAAAGCTCAATTTATTGGCAAGTGAAAATATATTAGCGATTGATAAGGGTCTTCCTTTTTACGTTCCTATAAAAGCTGTCTTTACGACAATTGGCGCATTTTTGATTCTGTTTCTAGTCATTTCGTTGTTTACTTCTAAAATGGTAAAAGCAAACAAGTTAATTGATTTGATGAAATCAGAGGAAAAGCCAAAACCAGAGCCAAAGGCATCAAAAGCATTAGCATTCCTTTCCGTATTATTAATTGGGTTAGGGTATGGATGTGTGTTCTATTTCGTACTAGAAAGAAACTTCATTATGCCTTACTTACTTGGAGGAGTAGTTTTTGTAGTGATAGGGACATATTTTCTATTTTCACAGTTGAGCGTGTATGTAATACGTGTCTTAAAGAAAAAAGACACTGTATTTTTTAATAAAACGAACCTACTTACTATATCTGAATTGGCTTATCGTATGAAGGATAATGCAACTATGTTCTTTATGCTAGCGATTGTTTCCGCGGTGGCTTTCACAGGAATTGGTACATGTTTAGCAATGGGAAATAAGGGATTAACGGAGATGATCAATCCATTTGCATTTACCTATACCTCGTTAGGCGAGAATCCCCAAGAAGGAGAGCACATTACAGAAATAAAAAAACAACTCACTCGTTCAAATTTTTCTTATCAGGTAGCGGTTACGAATCCAAAATTCACGGAAAATAATTTAGTGCTAATCAAAGTATCAGAGTATAACAAGTTTGCAAAAATCTTCGGATATGAAATGGAAAAGTTAGACAATGATCAACAAACAATCATAGTACCATCAATAGTTTCGCAAAAAGAAAAGTATGCAAGAGGAAAGGATATACCTGAGAAAATAGATGTAGTACAGGAAAACTTGGAGATGTCTCTTCAGGTCAAGAAGGCGGTCCCATATATAGTTCTCCCAAATACAATTGGAGCTATTATTGTTGTTTCGGATTCTTTGTACGATAAAATCCCAAATAGAAAGACAGAAGATGATTCTTACGTAATGAAAAGTCAATATGGATTTTTAGTGGAAAATTGGGAGAAATCAAGAGTGGTTACAAAAAAATTAGAAGCAACAATGGGTAATAATAATTCGGTGCAAGCACATCATTATTTTAAAGCATTGTATTCTGAATGGATTTTTTCGAAACAAGAGAACGGTATTTTACTTATTGTCAGTGTATTAGTAGGGATCGTATTCTTTACGTTCGCAGCCAGTCTTTTATATTTCCGACTATATGCAGATTTAGAAAGGGAACAACAACAATATGAAATGATTGCGAAGGTCGGTCTAAGTAGAAGAGAGCTAAAGAAAATCGTAACGCGTCAGCTTACGTTAATGTTCTTCTTGCCTTTAATTATAGCGATTATTCATAGTGGTGTCGCTTTTATAGCCTTGCAACAGCTAATTGACTTCTCTGTTTTAAAGATGTCCATTTTAATTATACTAGCCTTTATATCCATTCAAAGTGTGTACTTTTTCACTGTCCGTTGGCGTTATTTACAACGGTTATATAAAAAAATCATGTAA
- a CDS encoding SH3 domain-containing protein, which translates to MNSKKNPDWYSKLKNGPMERRKDEEAFIYKIKQSIYQNSEVDSVPYKRPFRKKALPIVVVLVCTMLFFIVQQPWLDDNKSPVQSSTQIKPKTKDESAQDPSLKQFMNELYRSTNSKNENDLYRALNDEVLFKGKSYQKDELKFDEDIFHELQVALTMGGEFANDTKKAYKVPSGLTESNQPKQSHFIYATVTGNKTKILAEPKRESQVLYEVSNEMVKALIPEKVQNDGFIKVSTINGYTGYVQKEYVLTDIKYSFIFEKNDEGIWEITNIDSIW; encoded by the coding sequence ATGAACAGTAAAAAAAATCCTGACTGGTATAGCAAATTAAAAAATGGACCAATGGAGCGTCGTAAAGATGAAGAAGCATTTATTTATAAAATAAAGCAATCGATATACCAAAATAGTGAAGTAGACTCTGTACCATACAAGAGACCATTTCGTAAAAAAGCATTGCCTATTGTAGTAGTTTTGGTTTGTACAATGTTATTTTTTATTGTTCAACAACCTTGGCTTGATGATAATAAATCACCGGTACAAAGTAGTACTCAAATTAAGCCTAAAACAAAAGATGAGTCTGCTCAAGATCCATCATTAAAACAATTTATGAATGAGTTATATCGAAGTACAAATTCAAAAAATGAAAATGACCTGTATAGAGCGTTAAATGATGAAGTTCTATTTAAAGGGAAAAGTTATCAGAAGGATGAATTGAAGTTTGATGAGGATATTTTTCATGAGTTGCAAGTCGCTCTTACAATGGGGGGAGAATTTGCAAATGATACAAAGAAAGCATACAAAGTACCAAGTGGATTGACAGAAAGTAACCAACCAAAGCAATCGCATTTTATATATGCAACTGTTACTGGAAATAAAACGAAAATTTTAGCTGAACCAAAACGAGAATCACAAGTTTTATATGAAGTATCTAATGAAATGGTAAAAGCTTTGATTCCAGAAAAAGTACAGAATGATGGATTTATAAAAGTATCGACAATTAACGGTTATACTGGATATGTACAAAAAGAGTATGTTTTAACTGATATTAAATATTCTTTCATATTTGAAAAGAATGATGAAGGTATATGGGAAATAACGAATATAGATTCTATATGGTAA